A single genomic interval of Microbacterium sp. zg-Y1090 harbors:
- the nucS gene encoding endonuclease NucS, which produces MRLVIARCSVDYAGRLNAHLPTATRLLVHKGDGSLLVHSDGGSYKPLNWMSPPCSLTVETPAVAEELEEQVVEQWRVTHAKTGDSLVVRIYEVLHDSSHELGVDPGLVKDGVEADLQRLLAEQVGVIGEGLTLVRREFPTAIGPVDLLLRDPAGGTVAVEVKRRGDIDGVEQLTRYLELLGRDPHLAPVTGVFAAQEIKPQARVLAADRGIRCVTLDYDEMKGIDSGAPRLF; this is translated from the coding sequence GTGCGTCTGGTCATCGCCCGCTGTTCCGTCGATTACGCGGGGCGCCTCAACGCGCACCTGCCCACTGCGACGCGCCTGCTCGTCCACAAGGGCGACGGCAGTCTGCTGGTGCACTCCGATGGGGGGTCGTACAAACCCCTCAACTGGATGAGCCCACCCTGCTCCCTCACGGTCGAGACCCCGGCGGTCGCCGAGGAGCTCGAGGAGCAGGTCGTCGAGCAGTGGCGGGTGACGCACGCCAAGACCGGCGACTCGCTGGTGGTGCGCATCTACGAGGTGCTGCACGACTCATCGCATGAGCTCGGGGTGGACCCGGGCCTCGTGAAGGACGGCGTCGAGGCCGACCTGCAGCGCCTGCTGGCGGAGCAGGTGGGGGTGATCGGCGAAGGTCTGACGCTCGTGCGCCGCGAGTTCCCCACCGCCATCGGCCCGGTCGATCTGCTGCTGCGCGATCCCGCCGGCGGCACCGTCGCGGTCGAGGTCAAGCGCCGCGGCGACATCGACGGCGTCGAGCAGCTCACCCGCTACCTCGAGCTGCTGGGCCGCGACCCGCACCTCGCGCCGGTCACCGGCGTCTTCGCCGCCCAGGAGATCAAGCCGCAGGCGCGGGTGCTCGCCGCCGATCGCGGCATCCGCTGCGTGACGCTGGACTACGACGAGATGAAGGGCATCGACTCCGGCGCGCCCCGCCTGTTCTGA
- a CDS encoding MFS transporter: protein MTIDLARSPFVRWRTAIFAIFAASGLSIATWASRVPSIKADLGIENSDIGLLLLGMGVASILGLSASSVVIARFGTRTGMLGAMIVFAGGVALIGIGTNLVPSIALVLIGLVLFGFGNGSVDVMMNVDGAAIETQSSKTLLPLFHAFFSVGTVLGAGLGALAATLRIDVFTHTAIVAVVILVVAFVAHANVPTHLGADAPQTDPDTPREGWRARLALALSAWREPRTYALGVVMLGMAFAEGGANDWLALGVSEDHGGGQALGAAALMVFSVAMTVVRVLGGPLVDRFGRVGVLRVLAVTATAGILLFILAPNLPLVFVGAALWGMGASLGFPLGMSAAADDPAKAAARVSAAATIGYVAFLCGPPVLGFISDRIGLLNTLFVVVALVAASGFASSSARPPAGAAVGAGRTGEHG from the coding sequence GTGACCATCGACCTCGCCCGCTCCCCGTTCGTGCGCTGGCGCACCGCCATCTTCGCGATCTTCGCCGCCAGCGGGCTGAGCATCGCGACCTGGGCGTCGCGCGTTCCGTCGATCAAAGCCGACCTCGGCATCGAGAACAGCGACATCGGGCTGCTGCTGCTGGGCATGGGGGTCGCCTCGATCCTGGGCCTCTCGGCGTCGTCGGTGGTGATCGCCCGCTTCGGCACGCGCACCGGCATGCTCGGCGCGATGATCGTCTTCGCCGGCGGCGTCGCCCTGATCGGCATCGGCACCAATCTCGTCCCGTCGATCGCGCTCGTGCTCATCGGCCTCGTGCTCTTCGGCTTCGGCAACGGATCCGTCGACGTGATGATGAACGTCGACGGCGCCGCGATCGAGACGCAGTCCTCCAAGACGCTGCTTCCGCTGTTCCACGCCTTCTTCAGCGTGGGCACGGTGCTCGGCGCCGGCCTGGGCGCCCTCGCCGCGACCCTGCGCATCGACGTGTTCACCCACACCGCGATCGTGGCGGTGGTGATCCTCGTGGTGGCCTTCGTCGCCCATGCCAACGTACCCACCCACCTCGGCGCCGACGCCCCGCAGACCGATCCGGACACGCCCCGGGAGGGCTGGCGTGCGCGCCTCGCCCTCGCGCTCTCGGCCTGGCGGGAGCCCCGCACCTACGCCCTGGGCGTCGTGATGCTCGGCATGGCCTTCGCTGAGGGGGGCGCCAACGACTGGCTCGCGCTCGGCGTGAGCGAGGACCACGGCGGCGGGCAGGCGCTGGGCGCCGCGGCACTGATGGTGTTCTCCGTCGCGATGACCGTCGTCCGGGTGCTCGGTGGCCCCCTGGTGGACCGATTCGGCCGGGTGGGGGTGCTGCGCGTGCTCGCGGTGACGGCCACCGCCGGCATCCTGCTGTTCATCCTCGCGCCCAACCTGCCCCTCGTGTTCGTCGGCGCCGCCCTCTGGGGCATGGGCGCCTCGCTCGGCTTCCCTCTGGGCATGTCAGCGGCCGCCGACGACCCCGCCAAGGCCGCTGCCCGCGTGAGCGCCGCCGCCACGATCGGGTACGTCGCCTTCCTGTGCGGTCCACCCGTGCTCGGCTTCATCAGCGACCGGATCGGCCTGCTGAACACGCTGTTCGTGGTCGTGGCGCTCGTGGCGGCGTCGGGATTCGCGTCGTCGTCGGCTCGACCGCCCGCCGGTGCCGCCGTCGGTGCGGGTCGCACCGGGGAGCACGGGTAG
- a CDS encoding GNAT family N-acetyltransferase: protein MGHVALQPMGDDDLDAVFEMMWRGDADPASAPAPSDEDRARFDQAMAADLASADTTLFTVTEDGDFVGTAVAGPAGDDRFVNVWISPSARGRGVATEALRLLISLEPIRPLFAIVNAGDAAAAAVAEHNGFADVSAERAEGLGPGERLYSLPPVLDGV from the coding sequence ATGGGACATGTGGCGCTGCAACCGATGGGCGATGATGACCTCGACGCCGTGTTCGAGATGATGTGGCGCGGCGACGCCGATCCGGCATCCGCGCCGGCGCCGAGCGACGAGGACCGCGCCCGATTCGACCAGGCGATGGCGGCCGATCTCGCGTCCGCGGACACCACTCTGTTCACCGTGACCGAAGACGGCGACTTCGTCGGCACGGCGGTGGCGGGGCCGGCGGGCGACGACCGCTTCGTGAACGTCTGGATCAGCCCTTCGGCGCGCGGTCGCGGCGTCGCCACCGAGGCCCTGCGTCTGCTGATCTCACTCGAGCCGATCCGACCGCTCTTCGCCATCGTGAACGCCGGCGACGCGGCCGCCGCGGCCGTCGCCGAGCACAACGGCTTCGCCGACGTGTCAGCGGAACGCGCGGAGGGCCTCGGCCCCGGCGAGCGCCTGTACTCGCTGCCGCCCGTCCTCGACGGGGTCTGA
- a CDS encoding cold-shock protein — translation MATQGTVKWFNSEKGFGFIAPDEGGADVFAHYTAIQAGGYRSLEENQRVEFEVAQGPKGLQAENIRPI, via the coding sequence ATGGCTACGCAGGGCACCGTCAAGTGGTTCAACTCCGAGAAGGGCTTCGGCTTCATCGCTCCCGACGAAGGCGGCGCTGACGTCTTCGCTCACTACACCGCCATCCAGGCCGGCGGATACCGCTCGCTGGAGGAGAACCAGCGGGTCGAGTTCGAAGTCGCGCAGGGCCCCAAGGGCCTGCAGGCGGAGAACATCCGCCCCATCTGA
- a CDS encoding bifunctional lysylphosphatidylglycerol flippase/synthetase MprF yields MTEGTASRRLLPRVARRLPVALSLVVLLLVCAVGSQALWRPLSRSPLWDQVAYGVPAFADGRWWTPLTGTFFSDPPWLYVIVVSGFAGVAFLEFRRGSRIALSWFTAGQLVGVLAMIGFIAAASLAWPWPWAAAQAASLDVGPSGGTMACIAASASAMRSPWRERVWFVVIGACAVLLLFWATLADVVHAFAVLLVLVVQRPLAAWRTTLRERRFLGFTTALAIATAEVLSFIAPTSGPFGGSDAASSPLVNVVVDVVLLMVVAHGLRRGRRWAWIVSIVLAAVNIAWSIVVGVGVRVPGVPDDAFGGDPAPLVAEAGVWAIFLAYLVWSRAAFRAGRHATIGTDPEPTAEDAALLLRAHGGGTLSWMTTWKDMSYLRTTTGIVAYQRHAGVAIALADPLGPADGRAGSVWEFAAASERAGIVPCWFGASDATRQAAPAGWRSLVVADDTIVDLPGLQFGGNAWKPVRTSLNRARREGMTFRLTRLIDESWGVQAQLRVISQSWVGGKDLPEMGFTLGTLDEARDPEVRLALAISPDGDVDGFLSWLPVYGAGGTVTGWTLDLMRRREGGFVPVMEYLIGSSALQFSAEGAQLMSLSGAPLTHHYPPGAGVIAALSERLAQSLEPVYGFRSLHRFKEKFHPRYDTLHLLYRDESDLPRIGAGLVRAFLPDASLRQFADAGLVLVRGEGD; encoded by the coding sequence ATGACCGAGGGCACCGCGTCACGACGTCTGCTGCCGCGAGTGGCCAGACGGCTCCCGGTCGCTCTGAGCCTCGTGGTTCTGCTGCTGGTCTGCGCGGTGGGGTCCCAGGCGCTGTGGCGTCCGCTGTCGCGGTCCCCCCTCTGGGACCAGGTGGCCTACGGCGTCCCCGCGTTCGCCGACGGGCGGTGGTGGACGCCCCTCACGGGCACTTTCTTCAGCGACCCGCCGTGGCTCTACGTCATCGTGGTGTCCGGCTTCGCCGGCGTGGCCTTCTTGGAGTTTCGCCGGGGTTCCCGGATCGCGCTGAGCTGGTTCACCGCAGGCCAGCTCGTAGGGGTGCTCGCGATGATCGGCTTCATCGCCGCGGCGTCACTGGCGTGGCCGTGGCCGTGGGCCGCCGCGCAGGCGGCGTCGCTCGACGTCGGCCCGTCTGGCGGGACGATGGCCTGCATCGCGGCCTCGGCATCGGCCATGCGCTCGCCCTGGCGCGAGCGGGTGTGGTTCGTCGTCATCGGCGCTTGCGCCGTGCTGCTGCTGTTCTGGGCGACACTCGCCGACGTCGTGCATGCGTTCGCGGTTCTGCTCGTGCTGGTGGTGCAGCGCCCTCTCGCCGCGTGGCGCACCACCCTGCGGGAACGCCGGTTCCTGGGGTTCACGACCGCCCTCGCGATCGCGACGGCGGAGGTGCTCTCCTTCATCGCCCCCACGAGCGGCCCTTTCGGAGGGAGCGACGCTGCGTCGTCACCGCTGGTCAACGTCGTCGTCGACGTCGTGTTGCTCATGGTGGTGGCGCACGGACTGCGGCGCGGGCGCCGGTGGGCGTGGATCGTGAGCATCGTGCTCGCCGCGGTGAACATCGCGTGGTCGATCGTGGTCGGGGTCGGCGTGCGGGTGCCGGGCGTGCCCGACGACGCGTTCGGCGGCGACCCGGCACCGCTTGTCGCCGAGGCGGGGGTCTGGGCGATCTTCCTCGCGTACTTGGTCTGGTCGCGGGCGGCGTTCCGCGCGGGGCGCCACGCGACGATCGGCACCGACCCTGAGCCGACCGCCGAGGATGCCGCGCTCCTGCTGCGGGCCCATGGGGGCGGGACGCTGTCGTGGATGACGACGTGGAAGGACATGTCGTATCTGCGCACCACCACCGGCATCGTCGCCTATCAGCGCCACGCCGGGGTCGCCATCGCCCTCGCCGACCCCTTGGGCCCCGCCGACGGGCGGGCGGGATCGGTGTGGGAGTTCGCCGCGGCATCCGAGCGCGCGGGCATCGTGCCCTGCTGGTTCGGCGCCTCCGACGCGACCCGCCAGGCGGCTCCGGCCGGCTGGCGCAGCCTGGTCGTCGCCGATGACACGATCGTCGACCTGCCCGGCCTGCAGTTCGGCGGCAACGCCTGGAAGCCGGTGCGCACCTCCCTCAACCGAGCCCGGCGCGAGGGCATGACCTTCCGCCTCACCCGCCTGATCGACGAGAGCTGGGGCGTGCAGGCGCAGCTGCGGGTGATCTCCCAGTCATGGGTCGGGGGGAAGGACCTGCCCGAGATGGGCTTCACCCTGGGCACCCTCGATGAGGCGCGCGATCCCGAAGTGCGGCTGGCCCTGGCGATCTCCCCCGACGGCGATGTCGACGGGTTCCTGTCATGGCTGCCCGTGTACGGCGCCGGCGGCACGGTCACCGGCTGGACCCTCGACCTCATGCGGCGGCGCGAGGGCGGCTTCGTGCCCGTGATGGAGTACCTCATCGGCTCCAGCGCGCTGCAGTTCTCCGCGGAGGGCGCGCAGCTGATGTCGCTGTCCGGTGCTCCGCTGACGCACCACTACCCGCCGGGGGCCGGGGTCATCGCCGCGCTCAGCGAGCGGCTGGCCCAGTCTCTGGAGCCGGTGTACGGCTTCCGTTCGCTGCACCGCTTCAAGGAGAAGTTCCACCCTCGCTACGACACGCTCCACCTGCTCTACCGCGATGAGAGCGACCTGCCGAGGATCGGCGCGGGACTCGTCCGGGCATTCCTCCCGGACGCGTCCCTGCGCCAGTTCGCCGACGCCGGGCTCGTACTCGTGCGCGGCGAGGGCGACTGA
- a CDS encoding LacI family DNA-binding transcriptional regulator translates to MSTRRATIADVARTAGVSPSTASVVFSGKTPVTDATRTRVLDAAAALGYTGPDPRAASLRLGRSGIVGVVFIGHLGAAFVDPVVRAMMDGLAEAVAPVDAALLLLRDSAGAAAQGAQVTTAPIDAAVLVGCTPAMAESLAMLRARGVPVVVIEGDAGPDVPRVILDNREAQRTLAERVRALGHTEAAIVTLPTHRGGVPGWIDPDRQGQIAIDVVRDRLAGAREVYPHAAVFAAEGSSIDAGLAAGRAILADPATRPTAVLAQSDLLAAGVVRAAEELGLTVPGDVSVTGFDGIDVDGLAPFVLTTMVQPAAEKGRAAGAAVMAMLDGEEAPSVCFRSVYREGNTTAPRR, encoded by the coding sequence ATGAGCACACGCCGCGCAACGATCGCCGACGTCGCCCGCACCGCGGGGGTCTCGCCGTCGACCGCGTCCGTCGTGTTCAGCGGCAAGACCCCCGTCACGGATGCCACTCGGACGCGCGTGCTCGATGCCGCCGCCGCCCTCGGGTACACCGGGCCCGACCCGCGCGCGGCGTCGCTGCGGCTGGGGCGCTCGGGCATCGTGGGAGTGGTGTTCATCGGGCACCTCGGCGCCGCGTTCGTCGATCCCGTGGTGCGGGCGATGATGGACGGCCTTGCCGAAGCGGTCGCGCCGGTGGATGCCGCCCTGCTGCTGCTGCGCGACAGCGCGGGCGCCGCTGCGCAGGGCGCGCAGGTGACCACCGCCCCGATCGACGCGGCCGTGCTGGTGGGCTGCACCCCCGCCATGGCGGAGTCCCTCGCGATGCTGCGCGCCCGCGGCGTCCCGGTCGTGGTGATCGAGGGCGACGCCGGGCCGGACGTGCCTCGGGTCATCCTCGACAACAGGGAGGCGCAGCGGACCCTCGCCGAGCGGGTGCGCGCGCTCGGCCACACCGAGGCGGCCATCGTGACCCTGCCGACGCATCGCGGCGGCGTGCCGGGGTGGATCGACCCCGATCGGCAGGGGCAGATCGCCATCGACGTGGTGCGCGACCGGCTGGCGGGTGCGCGGGAGGTCTACCCGCACGCCGCGGTGTTCGCCGCCGAGGGGAGCTCGATCGATGCCGGGCTCGCCGCCGGCCGTGCGATCCTGGCCGATCCGGCGACGCGCCCCACCGCGGTGCTCGCGCAGAGCGACCTGCTCGCGGCGGGTGTCGTGCGCGCCGCGGAGGAGCTGGGACTCACCGTGCCGGGCGATGTCAGTGTGACCGGCTTCGACGGCATCGATGTGGACGGTCTCGCGCCATTCGTGCTCACCACCATGGTGCAGCCCGCGGCCGAAAAGGGCCGAGCGGCCGGTGCGGCCGTGATGGCCATGCTCGACGGTGAAGAGGCCCCGTCGGTGTGCTTCCGGAGTGTGTACCGCGAGGGGAATACGACCGCTCCGCGCCGCTGA
- a CDS encoding FhaA domain-containing protein, with product MGLLDSFEKGLERAVNGAFAKTFRSGVQPVEIASALRAELDTKAAVVSRDRILAPNSFTVRLAPSDESRMQALGPTLGDELNTLVTGHARAQGYSFAGPVTINVTADPGLTTGTLRVDSQSAQGTVAWRGVVDINGTRHPLTKGRTVIGRGSDADITIADAGTSRKHVEILWDGERAMVRDLGSTNGTKLDGSRITEAPLPPDSTVTIGRTDIVFRVVAQAQPPRPATRPDDTTRRFDVRGGSGE from the coding sequence GTGGGACTACTAGACAGCTTCGAGAAGGGGCTCGAACGCGCCGTCAACGGCGCCTTCGCAAAGACCTTCCGCAGCGGCGTACAGCCTGTCGAGATCGCTTCGGCACTGCGCGCCGAACTCGACACCAAGGCCGCGGTCGTCAGCCGCGACCGCATTCTCGCGCCCAACAGCTTCACGGTGCGCCTGGCGCCCAGTGACGAGTCCCGCATGCAGGCCCTCGGCCCCACGCTCGGCGATGAACTGAACACCCTCGTCACCGGCCACGCCCGCGCGCAGGGCTATTCCTTCGCCGGACCCGTGACCATCAACGTCACAGCCGACCCCGGCCTGACCACCGGCACCCTGCGGGTCGACTCGCAGAGCGCCCAGGGCACCGTGGCATGGCGTGGCGTGGTCGACATCAACGGCACGCGGCATCCGCTGACCAAGGGCCGCACCGTCATCGGCCGCGGCAGCGACGCCGACATCACCATCGCCGACGCCGGCACCAGCCGCAAGCACGTGGAGATCCTCTGGGATGGCGAGCGCGCCATGGTGCGCGACCTCGGCTCCACCAACGGCACCAAGCTCGACGGCAGCCGCATCACCGAGGCGCCGCTTCCGCCGGACTCGACCGTCACCATCGGACGCACCGACATCGTCTTCCGTGTCGTGGCGCAGGCTCAGCCGCCGCGTCCCGCCACCCGGCCGGACGACACCACCCGCCGCTTCGACGTGCGAGGAGGCTCCGGTGAGTGA
- a CDS encoding HAD hydrolase-like protein: MPLRSPFTCVLWDVDGTVVDASVGILRRLALTLEHYGKPAPTRAELVHWIGPPMFESFQTNVGMTPEQSAEAVAFYRRLGKADGYTRDARLYPGIADLMADLAAAGIAQATASSKPEIQVLALMEHFELSPHLAAIVGATADERTLSAKADIVAESLRRLRAAGADTSRPVLIGDRHHDVEGGAEHDVPVIFVRWGFSWPHEAEGASAVVDSVAQLRALLLVEDSAG, encoded by the coding sequence ATGCCGCTGCGGTCCCCCTTCACCTGCGTCCTCTGGGACGTCGACGGCACGGTCGTCGATGCCTCGGTGGGGATCCTCCGCCGCCTCGCCCTGACGCTCGAGCACTACGGCAAGCCCGCACCCACCCGCGCCGAGCTGGTGCACTGGATCGGCCCGCCGATGTTCGAGTCGTTCCAGACCAACGTGGGGATGACCCCGGAGCAGTCCGCCGAGGCGGTCGCCTTCTACCGCAGGCTGGGCAAGGCCGACGGGTACACCCGCGACGCTCGGCTGTACCCCGGCATCGCCGACCTCATGGCGGACCTGGCCGCGGCCGGCATCGCGCAGGCGACGGCGAGCTCGAAACCCGAGATCCAGGTGCTCGCTCTGATGGAGCACTTCGAGCTCTCCCCCCACCTCGCCGCCATCGTCGGCGCGACCGCCGACGAGCGCACCCTCAGCGCCAAGGCGGACATCGTCGCCGAGTCGCTGCGGCGCCTGCGAGCGGCGGGCGCGGACACCAGCCGCCCCGTGCTGATCGGCGACCGTCATCACGACGTCGAGGGGGGAGCGGAGCACGATGTGCCGGTCATCTTCGTGCGCTGGGGGTTCAGCTGGCCTCATGAGGCCGAGGGGGCATCGGCCGTCGTCGACTCGGTCGCACAGCTGCGGGCGCTGCTGCTGGTGGAGGATTCCGCCGGATGA
- a CDS encoding M20/M25/M40 family metallo-hydrolase yields MAADRLVPDVGYDLSVTEDERDIVHAEVEAWAGLVSDARVGDGSYDPLTLVGAMLDGSSYDSISRGGTAATRYPFPVSNTPANQYEYDRKVAKLAWVVRLAQDLGFPVVVQRQADKYVYVEIGDPEAPEMIMALSHLDSPTASVSAAQLERWRDADGNLGTEGAYHAPYIKDGWIYGAGIQDDSGPTLATLLAAKALMEAGLPMDRRIRIAMGIYEDGGPGTPTAADTATFQSIPYNANPSFYDNWAYKNLNREEMPIAAYTSDSRFPVIVGNSGSVTPSVSMDLSADTGRAFRLTEATAGVTLREGDPTLKDIAYGSTTQIASRAIFTLDVTGATPAERERFVAAVTSAATARGWLPAAAGTTPKVQTALTGDVLTIEVNTDVAMEMPTPQYGKNAVVWGMSLLSEGLGALGVTAEDMQLKKAAEGITDLFFRDGVEGEAYIGAYMGIPADLLRNPSNGVPNLTFALMANINSETPRSFYTADSGSLRMPLYVRSMHVTADDASRATAAVTEAFESRGFAIGALGAPIGAGLYVTHDNPLTALQFGSYQASIDHDPAEFADPYALRDIVYPQGTTGGTLASNFRNKMTAFGAVIPGNERWWHTANERMRLDSAVQMTKMMADGMLEMARYSGPAGAQFMWADIPGMNADRADLDLLDVTIGTYEDASSAVGAGALGDQALLGATAFTIPMWERRGNNAPTAAAFALGHAPGGVYLPLDDPELLASTYVAPMRLEFKVERPAHMSDEAWQTFVDGGYGDFAFNVLVGDGVVPLAVPEGQRADQYFSSRVSATNADAVYLSVNLAIADAPYAGVQAVLADSKTDLYTVNPTFLETNADPFPERGAVEQRGFFLLGDGVKNAEFSSPDAVYVTVDNAVVDAEPSAVVTKLPGKTNELTITVAETRVDGSDSSVTATFTISNNAAGTYTVGEHRVYVETKGNTQVRKISIVE; encoded by the coding sequence GTGGCCGCTGATCGTCTGGTGCCCGACGTCGGCTACGACCTGTCGGTCACCGAGGACGAGCGCGACATCGTGCACGCCGAGGTCGAGGCGTGGGCGGGCCTCGTGAGCGACGCCCGCGTCGGCGACGGGAGTTACGACCCGCTCACCCTGGTCGGCGCCATGCTCGACGGCTCGAGCTACGACTCGATCTCGCGCGGTGGCACGGCGGCGACGCGGTATCCCTTCCCCGTCAGCAACACGCCGGCCAACCAGTACGAGTACGACCGCAAGGTCGCCAAGCTCGCGTGGGTCGTCAGGCTCGCCCAGGACCTCGGCTTCCCGGTCGTCGTCCAGCGGCAAGCCGACAAGTACGTCTACGTCGAGATCGGCGACCCGGAGGCGCCCGAGATGATCATGGCGCTGAGCCACCTCGACTCGCCGACGGCATCCGTCTCCGCCGCCCAGCTCGAGCGCTGGCGGGATGCCGATGGCAACCTCGGCACCGAGGGCGCCTACCACGCGCCCTATATCAAGGACGGCTGGATCTACGGAGCCGGCATCCAGGACGACAGCGGCCCCACGCTGGCCACGCTGCTCGCTGCGAAGGCGCTGATGGAGGCCGGCCTGCCGATGGACCGGCGCATCCGCATCGCGATGGGCATCTACGAGGACGGCGGCCCCGGCACCCCCACGGCGGCCGACACTGCGACGTTCCAGTCCATCCCGTACAACGCGAACCCCAGCTTCTACGACAACTGGGCGTACAAGAACCTCAATCGCGAGGAGATGCCGATCGCGGCCTACACGTCCGACTCGCGCTTCCCCGTCATCGTCGGCAACTCCGGCTCGGTCACCCCCTCGGTCTCGATGGATCTGTCGGCCGACACCGGCCGCGCGTTCCGGCTGACGGAGGCGACAGCGGGAGTGACCCTGCGTGAGGGCGATCCGACGCTGAAGGACATCGCCTACGGCAGCACCACCCAGATCGCGTCCCGTGCGATCTTCACCCTCGACGTGACGGGCGCCACCCCCGCCGAGCGCGAGCGATTCGTCGCGGCCGTCACCTCCGCCGCCACCGCCCGCGGCTGGCTGCCTGCCGCGGCGGGCACCACGCCCAAGGTGCAGACCGCCCTCACCGGGGACGTGCTCACCATCGAGGTCAACACCGACGTGGCGATGGAGATGCCGACCCCGCAGTACGGCAAGAACGCCGTGGTGTGGGGCATGTCATTGCTCTCCGAGGGACTCGGCGCACTCGGCGTCACGGCTGAGGACATGCAGCTGAAGAAGGCCGCCGAGGGCATCACCGACCTGTTCTTCCGCGACGGCGTGGAGGGGGAGGCCTACATCGGCGCCTACATGGGCATCCCGGCCGATCTGCTGCGCAACCCGAGCAACGGTGTCCCGAATCTGACGTTCGCGCTCATGGCCAACATCAACTCCGAGACGCCACGAAGCTTCTACACGGCGGACTCCGGCAGTCTCCGCATGCCGCTGTACGTGCGCAGCATGCATGTCACCGCGGATGACGCCAGCCGCGCCACCGCGGCGGTCACCGAAGCGTTCGAGTCGCGGGGGTTCGCGATCGGGGCACTCGGAGCACCCATCGGCGCGGGACTGTACGTCACCCACGACAACCCGCTGACCGCGCTGCAGTTCGGCAGCTATCAGGCCTCGATCGACCACGATCCGGCGGAGTTCGCCGACCCGTACGCCCTGCGGGACATCGTCTACCCGCAGGGGACGACCGGCGGCACCCTGGCCAGCAACTTCCGCAACAAGATGACCGCATTCGGTGCGGTCATCCCCGGCAACGAGCGCTGGTGGCACACCGCCAATGAGCGGATGCGCCTGGACTCGGCCGTGCAGATGACCAAGATGATGGCCGACGGGATGCTGGAGATGGCTCGCTACTCCGGGCCCGCCGGTGCGCAGTTCATGTGGGCCGACATCCCTGGCATGAACGCGGATCGCGCCGACCTCGATCTGCTCGACGTGACCATCGGCACCTACGAGGACGCATCGTCCGCGGTCGGCGCGGGCGCGCTCGGCGACCAGGCACTGCTCGGGGCCACCGCCTTCACCATCCCGATGTGGGAGCGGCGCGGCAACAACGCGCCGACCGCGGCGGCGTTCGCCCTGGGCCACGCGCCGGGCGGCGTGTACCTGCCGCTGGACGACCCGGAGCTGCTGGCATCCACCTACGTTGCACCGATGCGTCTGGAGTTCAAGGTGGAACGCCCCGCCCACATGTCGGATGAGGCCTGGCAGACCTTCGTCGACGGCGGCTACGGCGATTTCGCCTTCAACGTGCTCGTCGGCGACGGCGTGGTGCCGCTGGCCGTGCCCGAAGGCCAGCGTGCAGACCAGTACTTCTCGTCGCGCGTCTCGGCCACGAACGCCGACGCGGTCTACCTGTCCGTCAACCTCGCGATCGCCGACGCCCCCTACGCGGGTGTGCAGGCGGTCCTGGCCGATTCGAAGACCGACCTCTACACCGTCAATCCCACCTTCCTCGAGACGAACGCCGATCCGTTCCCCGAGCGCGGAGCCGTCGAACAGCGCGGGTTCTTCCTGCTCGGCGACGGTGTGAAGAACGCGGAGTTCTCCTCTCCCGACGCGGTCTACGTCACGGTCGACAACGCGGTCGTCGATGCTGAGCCGTCGGCAGTGGTCACGAAGCTGCCGGGCAAGACGAATGAACTGACCATCACGGTCGCCGAGACGCGCGTCGACGGATCCGACTCCTCCGTCACCGCGACGTTCACCATCTCCAACAACGCCGCCGGCACGTACACCGTGGGCGAGCACCGGGTGTACGTCGAGACGAAGGGCAACACCCAGGTGCGGAAGATCTCCATCGTGGAGTGA